DNA from Danio aesculapii chromosome 10, fDanAes4.1, whole genome shotgun sequence:
GACTATCCAAACAATGCACAACATATCATCATAACACGCAGATTTTCTTACCTCATAGAAGTATTTTAAACACATGTGAAGTGTAGTTTAGGCAGCTTTTTGGAGGTTGTATCCGGATAAATGCCTGTGCAGTACAGTACTTCAGTACTGTAACTCCCGTATTGTCGAATATCATCAACCCGTGCACGGACACCACCATCATTCCTGTTTGCTTGAGAACAAAATTCACGTGTAGCAAGCAACTCTCTAAACCATCTCTCATTGGCTGATAACTTATCATAACCCCGCCTGTAGCGTGTAAAATCCACCCAGTAACGAAAAACTCGCGCTGCTATTGGTCGAGAGGGCGTGGCTGTTAATGTTCGCGTTTCCCTCTCAGCTGTACGGACGCGAGGAAACGCCAAGACCTAATTCCCCTCAACCGTACTAACTAATATAGAGGCGCAATTGGAGTTTCTGTTAAGGTGATACAAAACTAGTAAAAGGTCAAATTTAGTAAAAGTcaggtaaataaaatattttactgtagtaaatatcATAATAAGGACATATGTTTCGCTGTATCTTTTTCAACGGTTCTGGCGTTTGTTGTTGCGCGTCTTTTAGAATGATTACAACATAAACACTTGCTCTGAGTCGTGCGCTCGGTTCCTCGTGCCTGTGCCCGTGTCTGTCCACCTGCCGCCGACACATGTGGGTGTGTGAGGGCAATGCCAGCTACTACTGTGCAAAATCTCCGTGTCATGACAGCCCTCCCCTCTATACTGCTCCAATAGGCGGTTTGAGTAAGTAAATCGCAGCTGGACACACGTTTTGTGgcctttgaacaaacagcaacaacATGGCAGTGTGATATGTAGATGAAAATGCCCAAATAATTGTGCTaagtattatcattaataattgaataatttcaCATTTGACCATTGTTTTGGGCGACGTCGCTTTCTTCTGGAATGTACTAGGGGGCAGTGCCGTAGTTTGTTGTGTGGGTGATAATAGCATAGTTCAGAATAGTGTACAGTCAGCTAGTTGTTATTATAGCATAATAAAGCATGGCTGGGTGATAAGAACAGCCGGCATCTTTATCGCCACCAGTTTAGCGCAGTCATggattttcacatttaaatcttAAATAGGCCTACTTACATGTGTTTTCCATGGTGATAGGTGGAAGGGTTAGTCTTTATTATCTACATAtcagcatttttattaaatagataGACAGTTGATTGGTAGACACTTCAATCAACTTGTTTATATTTATCCAGTTTTTGCTTTCCCTCCCTGCTGAATAAAACAGagttaaaccagcctaggctggctggctggttttagctggttgatcagcctggttttagatgggttttgaCCATatccaggctggaaaccagctggttagctggtcaggctgggagatgaccataGGCTAAAAGATGAgatgaccagttaaaaccagcttgaccagcctagcctggCTGGGAgctcagccaaaaccagctatgtccaacttcaaccaggctggtcaagctggtttcagCTGGTAATTTTTCAGCCTAAGCAgctaagaaatataaaaaatattgatgtccaatgggctatatgcacagctagtacttttcagccaatgataaacttctggtgaaaggtttCTGTGACTATTTGaaattttataaggttccttttacagcttagacattaaaatgtaattaaaatacaatcagttataTAAACCTAAGCATTCATtaagttgttcaagcataaaaacCAAGATGATAGAGCATTGTAACTGCTAGCACAGTCAGTACCAGCAGGCTAGCGCTAAACTGATActaaggtaaaataaatgtactaaggtaaataaaatactaaggtaaaataaatgtaccTTATTAAAATACTAGGTAAAATAataaggtaaaataaatgttcatatttaaagaGATGGcaggaaaaaaatctaatttaatgtagtgcttcttgtctggtctgagatcCACTTTATATCAAATATCTATCAGTTAGTGAAGATCCCCttttttttataatggaaagacagttcacctgaAGAGGTCGGGAAttgctggctgaaaattaaaagtctgtgtgcatataccctgaTGTATTATTTGAGCTAACGTTACTGGAAAGCATCGAAGATTTGTATAAATCAAAGCTAGTCAAAGCTACTGTACTAGTCAAAGCTATTCCTCAGTCTTGAAAAGGTTGGCATCCACTTTTTTTCTTGATTGTTCTGATGAACATCATCACATCCTGCaaaatttctatatttattttattgactgaTGGCACAAAGGAGAAATTCCAGAACAGACCAGGAGAAACATTAAAAGTGATATTCTTTTGATTAAAATTGTTCATCTTTTTGATGCTGAGCCTGGTGGTTGCTCTTTTGCACTTCTGAAAGGTAGACCAAATTGTCTGGATACTTTTTTGTGTAAAAATCTCTAAAGTATTTGCTTGTAGCTTATGTGCAACAAAAACTACACAGTAAAAATCACCCTTTCTTCTTCAATATTATACAGTGGGCAAAGAACATGCTGAGTAGTATTACTGAATTCATAGTTGGCAAAAGTATGTGTATGAACAGCTGCTTGAAGTGAGCTTCCACTAGAGGTCATGGGAGAGGATTTGTGAATGACAGTGAAGTGACGCAGTTAGTATCTCATAATTATCAATTTTAATCATGATTTACCAAAGCATACACAACTATAAGAGTCAATGAGGTGTacagaaaataaaattatttagttttttatttatttttagaaaagctAATTTATACTGCAAATCATACATATTATTATACTTGCATTATATTACAGTTATACCAAAGTACTGTTACTTTTTATTAGTGCTGATAGCTGCTTACAGATTTTAGGTAAAATATCTTCGTTGAATGCTTTGAAGATGAAAAGTCAATCACTAAAATCACAGAGCATGTTTTTAATGACTAGAAACCATGCAGAAATAACATTTCAaaagcattttaatttaaataaatgcaaacaacacaggttcatttttattatatatttattttatgttgtcattgttttcaaacacacacacattttaatttcTAACTCGGAACAATAAACACAGGTCATCATAActgtctttttttgcaatatatatatgtatatttatatatatatatatttcccaagatGTTGATCCATATAATAGACATTGACAGATTTACTCTACAATTGGTTTCATGTATGTCTGGTTGCCAAATGATTCCCTGTTACAATGTACTTCATTCTGTGTAATATGTAGTCCACTATAActtatgacaaataaataaaagtaataaaataacaacaacataaattCAGATTGTGAAGATCGCATTACCCGTGATCCTCCAGCCTAGTCCCTCCAAAGAGGCCAGACAAACAGGGGTAATACCAATCTAAATCCGTTCCTCTTCAAACAAAACtctattaatcaaataaataaacataaactgTTATCAATACAGCAAGTTGGCTGTTGGTTCAATGCGTTTCTAGACCTCCACGAAGCAAACCCCTGGAATTCTCCTTGCTTATACTCTTTATTCAGTCCACAAATCCTTCAAAAATGATTTATACTTTTGTAAAAGGTTTCTATGAACTAACAGATTAAAGTTGATATTTCAGTCTGTACAAGCtttctgaaaaaaatctcttgACACACTAACCTTTAATAAGGCAGGGTTCAGTTTCCAGTATTACTCTGATAATCTTAGGTCACCTTCttatatttaaacttaaattatagAACAAAACTTTACCCTCTCCTGGCTAAGCACATTGAAGCTGTGCCACAGAGCACCACTGTAAAGCCTTATCTAATTTCTGCTTCGAATAAAGTAAACAACTAAAGACTGAACAACTGTATGATGTGAGTAATGGAGAAATCACTGTGGCTTTTGAGTCAGTCTGATAAAGTTCTGCATCTTCATTGGTTCCCTCCGAATAAAGAAGATGCAGCATCTTTAACAAGCTGGCATGACAAATCTACTCCCACCATCCCTCTCAAACCCACATGgttttaaacaaaacatacagTGCGTGCCAAGACAAAAGAAAATGTCTTTACACGCgcacacaaagaaaaacaaaatagcaCATACATTATTTTGTAGTCGTTCCCTATTAGAATCCTTTTAAAATGCTTTGAATAATTAGTCCAATTTGAATCCTACCCCAGTgcgtattattatttttatagaccCCTTTAAAATGTTGACAACCTTGGGAGAAAAAATCAGATAGcctaatataatatagtttctctattattatataacactttagaataattcCAGATTGTTTAtgccttaaatgtaaaataaaattaaaaaggacCCCCTTCCCCCAGATGAAGCCCACACTACAACACAAAAcgatacagatttttttttgtttgtttgttttttgttttctttaaacagCTACAAAGAAATAGTTTCATACTCAGCATTACAGATAATGGAGAAGTTGTGCTATCGTTGTTTCAGATATAAGACCTGGGGTACATCCGTCAAATTGAGGTTTCCAATTGCTTTACCTCAGTGTTTCTcgaccacgttcctggaggaccaccaacactacatgttttggatgtctcctatgtctgtcacacccatcctttcagtgtctgctaatgagcagatgatctgaatcaggtgtgtttggttaaggagacatggaatatgtgcagagctggtggtcctccaggaacatggttgagaaacattgcTTTTCTTGACGTCAGTCACTGCTGCTTGTTTACAAGTACATAATattcaagtaaaataaacttaCACCTGAAAAATGCAAGGGATTTCTAATTTCTGTTTGCTGGATGAGAGCTTTTAAAAACCAGAGATTTGGGGAAATGTTGTCCCTTTACCTGTTTTGGATGGCAATTGGCAGTATAAGCAAGATATAACATggtctttggtcatttttttaatataatagcTCAATGTGAATGGGGCTCGAagtgaatggaagaaaaaaatgaacTAAGGCTATCTCCTTTTAAAGaagaacaaatgaaaaataaacaagcaGCTTGCTTGTTtagaaatactaataaaaatctttaaagtAAACTTCAAGCTGTTTCACTACACTCTAGTGGAATAACAAATCTAGCCCCGCCCCCTCGACCAAATGGCTCCGCCTTATGTCACAATCAATTAGCTAATCTGTCCCCTCCCCCCTGTTTAAGCAAGCCTGTCTCCATGGGTACAGCCTTTCTTTACCTCCATAGGCTAAGCAGCCTAATCTGTCAGGACGGAGCCAAACTActcctaacacacacacaacctctaCCTACAGCGACGGCTGGCTAGAGGCATAATCAAAGTGAAAAAAGCTAATGGCGCTAACTGGGAAATGAGAAAGGGAGGGGGTGCTCACGTGCAGACGCACACTTCACGCCTGGCTCGCTTCTTGTCGACAGATTGGGCGGATGAGTCTGAAGGGTGATGCTGATGGAGGCGTATAAATATATGCGTGAAAGCAAACCAGGAAGGGCAcggcaacaacaaaaaaacgagAAGCAAAACACAAAAGGAGACAAGCATCCCCTCAGGTGCTCGGCAGTGTGTAAACTACAGCTGAACTCAACAGACAGGCACACAGAGAGCTGGATAATAGCAAGGGACACAAAAGGTGCTCGCTGTGCAAGCGGCAACAGCATCAAGTCCTGAAACAATGTGATCCCTTTCCTGCATGcttcacacacaaaaatatacattaatctatttgtaaaattaaaagaaaGGGTAAAGGCAGTATCTAGATATAAGAGAGAGAACCACAGCTGTGGAAACTAGCTCACGTTGAATAGTAAGATTAATCTGTGTGCTTTCTGACGGATGAAATCTTGTATGGGTTTGGCAGTAGTTCTGCTATGAGAAAGTAACACAGCGTTTGGTTCTCTCTCAGTTGCACCTGCAGAGTAACTATTTATTAAGCGCCATCGAAAACAAGCTTTTTGTGCATGATACGATTTCCCCTTATCGGATGACCTCCCCCACACTTTGTATGGAGACTCTCTGGCCTTGAAAATCTTTACCAGCAGAATGAATTTGTcgaaagcaggggtgcccaaactcgtcctggagggccagtgtccttcatattttagtttcaaccccaattaaacacacctgaaacagctCTTTCCCCGTATACTAGAAACAtttaggcaggtgtgttgaaggaagttggagctaaactatgcaggacactggccctccaggacacgCCTGGACATCCCTTGTCTAAAGTCCCAATTTTTCACCTGCGGCACAATTGATTAATGACATTAATTGCTTTGCCACCCAAGTCAAAACATAGTTCGACTGTGTTACAAGTACTTAAGGTAGTTTAAGACCTATTTTTGGAATTCTTAAATACACTTTGTTTGATAGACAGCATAAATCTACACTGCTATTAAGGAATGTTTAAGAGATAAGACACTAAAGACATCAACTTAAGTTAAACATCTACAGTCATTGGTCCAGTCTGTTGTGGCAGTTCACTAATAGAGTAAGTACTGTtggtgagaaagaaagaaagaaagaaagaaagaaagaaagaaagaaagaaagaaagaaagaaagaaagaaagaaagaaaggggtTTGAGGGGGCAATATGTAGGTCTGAGATAGAGTGCATGTGACAGGAAAATTTGGGAATATTGATTCAGTACCTCACTTAAGGGAGTCTATCGCTTGTGCAAAAATACACCAATACTCAAGAAAGAGTGAAATAGAGCGTGCAAGATACAAACACCCAGATTAAGAGGCAGTAGTTTAAACCTGAAGCAAAAATAAGTtttacaaaacttaaaaaaatatacaaatgcacactcacacacaaactacAAAAAACCATTATATCAGAATAAAACTCTACAAAGAACATTTGGAATATATACTGTATCATCTTATTGTACTCTAAGGGTTGTGatgtctttttctttcttttttttttttaaatcggtcATCATTGTCACAAGTAATCAGGAGTTTGGAGTATGAACAGTATTTCAGAAAAGCTGGAGGTATTTACATAGGAGACATGGCCACACACTCACGGACAGGACGAACGAGGAGTGACAGGGGCCCAGCTGGGAGGCAGTGGAGGCAGGGGACAGGGGGGGCTCAGGATTGGGGCGGATTTATACTCTTTGAGGGCAAATAAATTGATTCTTGTGAGAAGTCATTGTTCTCATCTTTTTTTTCGGGGAAGGATTTCTCTGTGGCTTGGAATTGGGCGTTCGTGAGCTCAGAGTGGGGTAGGAATGTTGCGCTTTAGGTGCTGAAGTACACTGTGAAGAGAAGCAGATGATTTATGGTCAATATTTGGAAAACATGTTGCATTACTCTTAGTAGAGTATTATTATGTTGTTAGGTTAGTACAATAAATTGAATTGTTGCGAAGTCAATTTTAGACAGGAAAATGTTTGTCgaggacaatcaaaataaagtattggCAGATATTAAGTACACAGTTTGCTAATATTCTATCGACTCCTAGTTGACATATTGTTGCAAAGTTACTTACAGACTCTGTAAGGAGACCATGTTTTATTTCATACTCAGTCCATTTTTAATCATCATCTCTGACAAAGCCATTCATTTTCATTGGAGAATAGTATGCACTTTGCAGACTGCGACCAAATGCATATGTAACGTTTCAGTTCAATTTGAgcttgaatgaattaaaatattttcattttgaaagggtgtttgatattggtaaaaatatatatttgaatagtttgatcatacctgccaacatttgtctctgaataTCCGGGAGGGGGGTTTTCGGGGatgaggtctctgaataacaccgggttagtaactgtactgtggtgttagtaagttAACTGTACTATGCAGGGGGTTTCAGATGGCCGCTACGAATGGATCCTATATCAAAGTTGGTGACCCGGGGGTGTTACAGGCAATACCAAAAATATGAGGACTGAGGGGTGGGGGGCTGCGGGGTGAAATTACGGGtattttctgggagaaataacaaaaccgTAGGATGGCGGGAGAtgagtctgaaatacaggagactcccgggaaatctggagtgttggcaggtatgtgttTGATGGACTTTTTACAGTACTGATCATTAAACAAAATGTGTCGAGTGTGCCTTTGTACGGAAACCTCGGTGGGTTTTGCCTATAAGAGATGAATAAATATGACACTAAAGCTGTATGTAGGCAATGgtgatgaattaattattcatatttaaatgattttttaaaaagactGATTCATTTGGAAATTAAGCAGTAGATTGTCTTTATGAATAGATCACTGAATCTTTGACTTAATTGAATCATTCAGAAGACGAATGTTCACCAAGGCAGAAAAAACAGACAGTATTGGATCAACAATAATGTAACTCACTCCATATTAACTCTGTGTTGAATTGAATTCACGTTTGTGATCACGGTCGAGTGCTGATAAACAGCATTTATGATTTATGTATATATAGCGGTGTTTGTAAAGAGAGATTTGAACTGCATTCTAATAATGGCATACTCGATGATAGCTCGCACATCGTTAAAACAACAATTACTGTGTTATCATAGATGATAAATATAGCACCCCTAATAGTATCCCAAACAGAATTATGATAATAATGAGGAAAAAACAAGGTGGAACGTGTGACAAGTATATCAAAGATAGTGGAAAGGTGGCTTTAATCATTAAGGATTATTCAATGTGTAATTCAATATCTAGCTTTGTATTGCTACTATCTCCAGATCATATTTCCGTATTTTCATAACTCCGACCAGTGACAATCAAATCAGGtatttaattttgacaaaatggaACAACACTTTTGCTTCTTTTCTCTAGTCGTGTAGCTCTGGTTTAACAACAAACTTTGCTTGCACAGATAATGAAATcaaaacttaaatatttatattatttcacctTTTACCATCAAAATAATTGCCTTAATCTCagaacattcatttaaaaatgatccAAATTTTCATTGCTTACCAATGATTATAATGAGGACAATCACGCATATCACCCCCAGGATAATCATCATCTAAAGAAAATAGGTAAAATGGAAAGAGAATTGGTTAATAAGACAAGAAAAATGTAGACCATTTAACATTCAATCCACAATATATCATCTACTCATAAACTATCATTCATTCAGGCACTCTATTTTGAGCTTCACTGTTTGCTTTATTTAGATTTGTTGTCATGAAATTTTCAGCCTTACTCGAGGCACTTAGTGTGTTGTTTACCTTGGCATTCTTCCACCAGTATTTATTCTTGAGCTTGGCGGCGCTGGTCTCGAACTGTGAGGCTCCAGCCTGCAGGGCATCAGCCCGATCATCCAGTTCTGAAAGCTTCTGGTCCCTTTCCAGAACCTTGTCTACGTTTACACGCATAATATCCACGACCTGAGAAACAGTGAAGGTGACTCTTGGTAAACTGTGTCACACGTCAGTTCTGGAGATGCACTTAACATTAAAGGAAGACACAGAGATGGGGTTCACTCACCTCATCCACCTGAGCCTGTGTCTGCTGCAAACGACGATTGCTGGTGAGGTTTGGAGGAGCTTGGTTACCTCCTTCTGGGGCAGGGGCTCCGGCTGGGGCAGACCTGCAAACCAACACACAGTCAATACTACTACTAGTGGGATTTGTAACGGCAAGATCACATGAAAATCACT
Protein-coding regions in this window:
- the vamp2 gene encoding vesicle-associated membrane protein 2; translated protein: MSAPAGAPAPEGGNQAPPNLTSNRRLQQTQAQVDEVVDIMRVNVDKVLERDQKLSELDDRADALQAGASQFETSAAKLKNKYWWKNAKMMIILGVICVIVLIIIIVYFST